In Campylobacter concisus, the following are encoded in one genomic region:
- a CDS encoding coiled-coil domain-containing protein yields MKLNDPYSWEGKLDPSINRDSDNKLYEILNNLCRTEEAPNDNLVSELREIYKDNFRHSYSSINASLISISKGDITKITIIANKLLEIYKEVEKSLKASDKNEEEFLRHLFKLYDHINLEAVQLQFMTSTSEQIRKTESNIQNTENKINEQSEEVNKTKESIQITKNEIEQVKNVIEKTQANYIAILGIFASIIIAFVANMSFSASVLQNIDKPNTLKLVAIICFLGIFIVNILNLLFNFIREIHFGKRENNGCCSKLWLFNVIIIFIATMCLIKSLEYDKKYSPKKDNNSTINFNITAPRS; encoded by the coding sequence ATGAAACTAAATGATCCATATAGCTGGGAAGGGAAATTAGACCCCAGTATTAATAGAGATAGTGACAATAAGTTATACGAGATATTAAATAATTTATGTCGTACAGAAGAAGCACCAAACGACAATCTTGTAAGTGAATTAAGAGAAATATATAAAGATAATTTTAGACATAGCTACTCATCTATTAATGCTTCTTTGATAAGTATATCGAAGGGCGATATAACCAAGATAACTATAATTGCGAATAAGCTATTAGAGATTTATAAAGAGGTAGAAAAGAGTTTAAAAGCAAGTGACAAAAATGAAGAAGAATTTTTAAGGCATTTGTTCAAATTATATGATCATATAAATTTAGAGGCAGTTCAACTTCAATTTATGACAAGCACAAGCGAGCAAATAAGAAAAACAGAAAGCAATATTCAAAATACTGAGAATAAAATAAACGAACAATCCGAGGAAGTAAACAAAACAAAAGAAAGCATTCAAATAACAAAAAATGAAATAGAACAAGTAAAGAATGTTATAGAGAAAACACAGGCAAATTATATTGCTATTTTAGGTATATTTGCTTCTATTATAATAGCTTTTGTTGCAAATATGTCTTTCTCTGCTTCTGTTTTGCAAAATATAGACAAGCCCAATACTCTCAAACTTGTAGCAATTATATGTTTCTTAGGTATTTTTATAGTCAATATATTAAATTTGCTTTTTAACTTTATTAGAGAAATACATTTTGGTAAAAGAGAAAATAATGGATGTTGCTCAAAACTTTGGCTTTTTAATGTAATTATAATTTTTATTGCTACAATGTGCCTTATTAAGTCTTTAGAGTACGATAAAAAGTATTCACCAAAAAAAGATAATAACTCTACTATTAATTTTAATATCACCGCTCCTCGCTCTTAA
- a CDS encoding Panacea domain-containing protein, which yields MKAMDVAAHVINRCIETGRPITNLKLQKILYFLDMTFLVQTEERLIDDNFEAWQYGPVIPAVYKNFSMLAASPIIIKQEFQENFPDDYLDRLNNKIDSLADTPAWDLVEKSHKKDTPWYKTFYNKSCNKEISRELMNDFAKEIKNNKK from the coding sequence ATGAAAGCGATGGATGTGGCAGCACATGTAATTAATAGGTGCATTGAAACAGGGCGTCCTATAACAAATTTAAAGCTCCAAAAAATACTATATTTCTTGGATATGACTTTCCTTGTTCAGACCGAGGAAAGACTAATAGATGATAATTTTGAAGCTTGGCAATATGGTCCAGTTATTCCGGCAGTTTATAAAAATTTTTCCATGTTGGCAGCTAGCCCAATAATAATTAAGCAGGAATTCCAAGAAAATTTCCCTGATGACTATCTAGATAGGTTAAATAATAAAATAGATAGTCTTGCTGATACCCCAGCGTGGGATTTGGTAGAAAAGAGCCATAAAAAGGATACGCCGTGGTATAAAACTTTTTATAATAAAAGTTGCAACAAGGAAATATCAAGAGAATTAATGAATGATTTTGCTAAAGAAATAAAAAATAATAAAAAATGA
- a CDS encoding Na+/H+ antiporter: protein MIEHLLLFFALLAIIIALVMVSNRLNVAYPVLLVLGGLAISFVPNLPSIKIDPELIFIIFLPPLLYEAAWANSLKELYRWRRVIGSFAFIVVFISAAAVALIANLVIPGFSLALGFMLGAIVSPPDAVSTAAILKFVKAPRRISAILEGESLLNDASSLIIFRFAAVAVTTGQFVWYKAATTFLWMVAGGILAGLVVAFVAYFLHKILPTDENSDTIMTITTPYIMYILAEELGASGVLAVVCGGLYLSTKRNEIFTASTRIHAVPVWSNFIFLLNGLAFTLIGLDLPEILAGLKRSGVSLFEAIFYGVLVTAVLIVIRLLASYGAVYITMFMKRFISVADDRNPGKATPFIVGWAGMRGVVSLAAALSIPAMAGSEPFPHRDLILFITFVVILLTLVVQGLSLPLLIKSVKFPDFNDHMPNELARIKIKKALAEASLKFKKEKFVGDENFLF, encoded by the coding sequence ATGATCGAGCATTTACTGCTATTTTTTGCACTGCTAGCTATCATCATCGCTTTAGTGATGGTCTCAAACCGCCTAAACGTCGCCTATCCTGTGCTTTTGGTCCTTGGTGGGCTTGCCATTAGCTTTGTACCAAATTTGCCAAGCATTAAGATCGATCCCGAGCTTATTTTCATCATATTTTTGCCGCCACTTCTTTATGAGGCTGCGTGGGCAAACTCGCTAAAAGAGCTCTATAGATGGCGCCGAGTGATTGGCAGTTTCGCCTTTATCGTGGTTTTCATAAGCGCAGCAGCGGTTGCTTTGATAGCAAATTTAGTGATCCCCGGCTTCTCGCTCGCCCTTGGCTTCATGCTAGGAGCCATCGTCTCGCCACCAGATGCGGTGAGCACGGCAGCTATCCTTAAATTTGTCAAAGCCCCACGCAGGATCAGCGCTATTTTAGAAGGCGAGAGCCTTTTAAATGACGCCTCCTCGCTCATCATCTTTCGCTTCGCCGCAGTTGCAGTGACGACTGGGCAGTTTGTCTGGTACAAGGCGGCAACAACCTTTTTATGGATGGTGGCTGGTGGCATTTTGGCAGGTCTTGTGGTGGCGTTTGTGGCTTATTTTTTACATAAAATTTTGCCAACTGACGAAAACAGCGACACGATAATGACGATCACGACGCCTTATATCATGTATATCTTGGCTGAGGAGCTAGGTGCTAGCGGCGTTTTGGCGGTGGTTTGTGGCGGACTTTATCTCTCAACTAAAAGAAATGAAATTTTCACCGCTTCAACAAGGATCCACGCGGTGCCCGTTTGGAGCAACTTCATTTTCTTGCTAAACGGCCTTGCTTTTACCTTGATCGGCCTTGATCTGCCTGAAATTTTAGCAGGGCTAAAGCGTAGTGGTGTCTCGCTCTTTGAGGCGATCTTTTACGGCGTTTTGGTCACTGCCGTGCTCATCGTCATTAGGCTTTTGGCATCATACGGAGCCGTTTATATCACGATGTTTATGAAGCGTTTTATCAGCGTGGCGGACGATCGCAATCCAGGTAAAGCGACGCCGTTTATCGTTGGCTGGGCTGGCATGAGGGGCGTAGTCTCGCTAGCTGCGGCACTTTCTATCCCTGCCATGGCCGGTAGCGAGCCCTTTCCGCACAGAGACCTTATCTTGTTTATCACCTTCGTAGTGATCTTGCTAACGCTCGTAGTTCAGGGCTTAAGCTTGCCACTACTCATAAAAAGTGTGAAATTTCCAGACTTTAACGACCATATGCCAAATGAGCTTGCAAGGATCAAGATCAAAAAGGCGCTTGCCGAGGCTTCGCTTAAATTTAAAAAAGAGAAATTTGTGGGCGATGAGAATTTTTTATTTTAA